In one Bacillus sp. SM2101 genomic region, the following are encoded:
- a CDS encoding DUF368 domain-containing protein has product MDIVRISLKFFKPTENRLLFESLTTQSTMILFLAGALANVALLLPGISGSLFVFYPGITLTITISY; this is encoded by the coding sequence ATGGACATTGTGCGTATTAGTTTGAAGTTTTTCAAACCAACTGAAAATAGGCTTTTATTCGAATCATTAACTACTCAGTCCACTATGATTTTGTTTTTAGCAGGAGCTTTAGCAAATGTGGCTTTATTACTCCCAGGAATCAGTGGGTCACTGTTCGTATTTTATCCAGGGATTACATTAACTATTACAATATCTTATTAA